The Agrococcus carbonis genome has a window encoding:
- a CDS encoding MarR family winged helix-turn-helix transcriptional regulator: MSERDRALRAWRAYFEGSRLLENELERRMKASCGIDLGDYNVLLVLSEAESSRMRMGDLARALAFAPGRLTYRVAALEREGLVAREPSTADGRGTDAVLTDAGRSRLRRTRPVHARHIDELFLAGLDAAQVEMLDAVFGPLRARMLDRADDGAGEP, translated from the coding sequence GTGAGCGAGCGCGATCGCGCGCTGCGGGCGTGGCGGGCCTACTTCGAGGGCTCCCGCCTGCTCGAGAACGAGCTCGAGCGCCGCATGAAGGCGAGCTGCGGCATCGACCTCGGCGACTACAACGTGCTGCTCGTGCTCTCGGAGGCCGAGTCGTCGCGCATGCGCATGGGCGACCTGGCGCGGGCGCTCGCGTTCGCGCCGGGCCGGCTCACCTATCGCGTGGCCGCGCTCGAGCGCGAGGGCCTCGTCGCCCGCGAGCCGAGCACGGCCGACGGCCGGGGCACGGATGCGGTGCTCACGGATGCGGGGCGGTCGCGCCTGCGCCGCACCCGCCCCGTGCATGCGCGGCACATCGACGAGCTCTTCCTCGCGGGCCTCGACGCGGCGCAGGTCGAGATGCTCGACGCCGTCTTCGGGCCGCT
- a CDS encoding FMN reductase gives MTNPRIAVVSAGLGEPSSTKLLADRLRDATMTALTAHGQHAEPVDIVLRPLAQDIASHMLTHNPSEALDAAIKEVVDAEAIIAVTPTFNMSYSGLFKSFFDVIEEGQLASIPTALGATGGSARHSMVMDTAMRPMFSYLKAQVVPTGVFAASEDWGASGLDRRIAREGQELADLMVAMPRRREADPFDVEGDAFVSFEQMLGHA, from the coding sequence ATGACGAACCCCCGCATCGCCGTCGTCTCCGCCGGGCTCGGCGAGCCGTCGAGCACGAAGCTGCTCGCCGACCGGCTGCGCGACGCCACGATGACGGCGCTCACGGCGCACGGCCAGCACGCCGAGCCGGTCGACATCGTGCTGCGTCCGCTCGCGCAGGACATCGCGAGCCACATGCTCACGCACAACCCCTCCGAGGCGCTCGACGCCGCCATCAAGGAGGTCGTCGACGCCGAGGCGATCATCGCCGTCACGCCGACGTTCAACATGAGCTACTCGGGGCTGTTCAAGTCGTTCTTCGACGTCATCGAGGAGGGGCAGCTCGCCTCGATCCCGACGGCGCTCGGCGCGACGGGCGGCAGCGCCCGCCACTCGATGGTCATGGACACCGCGATGCGGCCGATGTTCTCCTACCTCAAGGCGCAGGTCGTGCCGACGGGCGTCTTCGCGGCCTCCGAGGACTGGGGCGCCTCCGGCCTCGACCGCCGCATCGCGCGCGAGGGCCAGGAGCTCGCCGACCTCATGGTCGCGATGCCCCGCCGCCGCGAGGCCGACCCCTTCGACGTCGAGGGCGACGCGTTCGTGTCGTTCGAGCAGATGCTGGGGCACGCGTGA
- a CDS encoding LLM class flavin-dependent oxidoreductase — protein sequence MQFGIFSVSDITQDPTTGRTPTEHERIKGWIAMAKKAEEVGLDVFAAGEHHNPPFFSSSPTTTLGYIAAQTERIILSTATTLITTNDPVKIAEDFAMLQHLADGRVDLTLGRGNTGPVYPWFGKDIRDGIELAIENYALLHKLWREPVVNWQGKHRTPLTGYTSTPAPLDGVAPFVWHGSIRSPQIAEQAAYYGDGFFHNNIFWNVEHTERMVKLYRSRFAHYGHGEPEQAFVGLGGQVFMKSTEREAKERFRPFFDVAPVYGHGPSLEDFTEMTPLTVGTPEQVIERTLSFRDWAGDYQRQMFLIDHAGLPLTEVLEQIEILGTEVVPVLRREFDNGRPANVPDAPTHAARVAAAREAGTQLGEQGNAWKEQGARDDLDTGAAIARQVGEA from the coding sequence ATGCAGTTCGGCATCTTCTCGGTGAGCGACATCACCCAGGATCCGACGACCGGCCGCACGCCCACCGAGCACGAGCGCATCAAGGGCTGGATCGCGATGGCGAAGAAGGCCGAGGAGGTCGGCCTCGACGTCTTCGCCGCGGGCGAGCACCACAACCCGCCGTTCTTCTCGTCGTCGCCGACCACGACCCTCGGCTACATCGCCGCCCAGACCGAGCGCATCATCCTCTCGACCGCGACGACCCTCATCACGACGAACGACCCGGTGAAGATCGCCGAGGACTTCGCGATGCTGCAGCACCTCGCCGACGGCCGCGTCGACCTCACGCTCGGCCGCGGCAACACCGGCCCCGTCTACCCGTGGTTCGGCAAGGACATCCGCGACGGCATCGAGCTCGCGATCGAGAACTACGCGCTGCTGCACAAGCTGTGGCGCGAGCCGGTCGTCAACTGGCAGGGCAAGCACCGCACGCCGCTCACCGGCTACACCTCGACCCCCGCACCGCTCGACGGCGTCGCGCCCTTCGTCTGGCACGGCTCCATCCGCTCGCCGCAGATCGCCGAGCAGGCCGCGTACTACGGCGACGGCTTCTTCCACAACAACATCTTCTGGAACGTCGAGCACACCGAGCGCATGGTCAAGCTCTACCGCTCGCGCTTCGCGCACTACGGCCACGGCGAACCCGAGCAGGCGTTCGTCGGCCTCGGCGGCCAGGTCTTCATGAAGTCGACCGAGCGCGAGGCGAAGGAGCGGTTCCGCCCCTTCTTCGACGTCGCCCCCGTCTACGGCCACGGCCCGAGCCTCGAGGACTTCACCGAGATGACGCCGCTGACCGTCGGCACCCCCGAGCAGGTCATCGAGCGCACGCTCTCGTTCCGCGACTGGGCGGGCGACTACCAGCGCCAGATGTTCCTCATCGACCACGCCGGCCTGCCGCTGACGGAGGTGCTCGAGCAGATCGAGATCCTCGGCACCGAGGTGGTGCCGGTGCTGCGCCGCGAGTTCGACAACGGCCGCCCCGCGAACGTGCCGGATGCACCCACGCACGCCGCCCGCGTCGCCGCCGCCCGCGAGGCGGGCACGCAGCTCGGCGAGCAGGGCAACGCCTGGAAGGAGCAGGGCGCGCGCGACGACCTCGACACCGGCGCCGCCATCGCACGACAGGTGGGTGAGGCATGA
- the solA gene encoding N-methyl-L-tryptophan oxidase, giving the protein MAADAVTGFDADVAVVGLGAIGSSALWRLAARGLDVVGVEQHEPGHPWGGSHGRTRLFRVACLEHPGLTPIARRARDLWRELEAASGEPLLVQTGAVMIGQPGSRIIEGTLAAAAAHALPVERLDGAALAARAPAHARLDDGDVALWDPEAGVLRPEAAIVAAVDAARAAGARVRTGERVLAVEPDAEGVTIRLAGASLRVRRAVVTAGPWLPQLVPGLPITPHRVVMTWFDARDGHDASVDRLPVFIRSVPGTGGQHWIWGHGALPGDLAKVGPEFDGPFDADDPDAIDREVHAGETDGIRDLVAAALPDLEPEPAEAVTCIMAHTPDGQFVVGRTPASDRVVVAGGCSGHSFKHAAALGEAAAQLTVDEPPFADIGFLDPARFARP; this is encoded by the coding sequence ATGGCAGCGGATGCGGTGACGGGCTTCGACGCGGATGTCGCGGTGGTGGGCCTCGGCGCCATCGGGTCGAGCGCGCTCTGGCGGCTCGCGGCGCGCGGGCTCGACGTCGTGGGCGTCGAGCAGCACGAGCCCGGCCACCCGTGGGGCGGCTCGCACGGGCGTACCCGGCTCTTCAGGGTCGCGTGCCTCGAGCATCCGGGCCTCACGCCGATCGCGCGCCGCGCGCGCGACCTCTGGCGCGAGCTCGAGGCGGCCAGCGGCGAGCCGCTGCTCGTGCAGACCGGCGCCGTGATGATCGGCCAGCCCGGCAGCCGCATCATCGAGGGCACGCTCGCCGCGGCCGCGGCGCACGCCCTGCCCGTTGAGCGGCTCGACGGCGCCGCGCTCGCCGCCCGGGCGCCCGCGCACGCGCGGCTCGACGACGGCGACGTCGCGCTCTGGGACCCCGAGGCCGGGGTGCTGCGTCCCGAGGCGGCCATCGTCGCCGCCGTCGACGCGGCGCGGGCCGCCGGCGCGCGCGTCCGCACGGGCGAGCGGGTGCTCGCGGTCGAGCCCGACGCCGAGGGCGTCACGATCCGGCTCGCGGGGGCCTCGCTGCGGGTGCGCCGCGCGGTCGTGACGGCCGGCCCGTGGCTGCCGCAGCTCGTGCCCGGCCTCCCGATCACGCCGCACCGCGTCGTCATGACGTGGTTCGACGCGCGCGACGGCCACGACGCATCCGTCGACCGCCTGCCCGTGTTCATCCGCAGCGTGCCGGGCACCGGCGGTCAGCACTGGATCTGGGGGCACGGCGCGCTCCCGGGCGACCTCGCGAAGGTCGGCCCCGAGTTCGACGGGCCCTTCGACGCCGACGACCCCGATGCGATCGATCGCGAGGTGCATGCAGGGGAGACCGATGGCATCCGCGACCTCGTGGCTGCGGCGCTGCCCGACCTCGAGCCCGAGCCCGCCGAGGCGGTCACCTGCATCATGGCCCACACGCCCGACGGGCAGTTCGTGGTGGGCCGCACCCCGGCATCCGACCGCGTCGTCGTCGCGGGCGGCTGCTCGGGCCACTCGTTCAAGCACGCCGCGGCGCTCGGCGAGGCCGCGGCGCAGCTCACGGTCGACGAGCCGCCGTTCGCCGACATCGGCTTCCTCGACCCGGCGCGCTTCGCCCGCCCGTGA
- a CDS encoding MFS transporter — translation MRTAKGVPVLPSPRRVQGTYYVLLLGNTLAASFIWGINTLFLLDAGLTNLEAFAANAFYTLGVLIFEIPTGVVADTMGRRWSYVLGSATLAVTTGLYWLMWLWEAPFWGWALASLLLGLGFTFFTGALDAWVVDALQATGYRGSLEQIFGRSVVVGGAAMLIGSVLGGVVAQLTDLGVPFLLRAGILVLMVAIALPLMRDLGFTPDRSEGPLRATRTVLRASITHGLRNPPVRWLMLASPFTAGVGFYAFYALQPYLLELWGDPDAYSIAGLAAALLSGSAMLGGFLAPAVRRRFRKRTSTILLSTVTGVVVLLGLGLIQSFWVAIVLVAVWGVMTSIDDPVHRAYINDMIPSKQRATVLSFDSLMGSGGSAIAQPILGRSADLGGYGFSLLLSGAISALAIPFVLLSRREGHPADTASATLEGSAIDPATSV, via the coding sequence TTGAGGACCGCGAAGGGGGTGCCCGTGCTGCCGAGCCCGCGTCGCGTGCAGGGCACCTACTACGTGCTGCTGCTGGGGAACACGCTCGCGGCCTCGTTCATCTGGGGCATCAACACGCTGTTCCTCCTCGACGCGGGGCTGACGAACCTCGAGGCCTTCGCCGCGAACGCCTTCTACACGCTCGGCGTGCTGATCTTCGAGATCCCGACCGGCGTCGTCGCCGACACGATGGGGCGCCGCTGGTCGTACGTGCTCGGCTCGGCGACCCTCGCGGTCACGACCGGCCTCTACTGGCTCATGTGGCTGTGGGAGGCGCCGTTCTGGGGCTGGGCGCTCGCGTCGCTGCTGCTCGGGCTCGGGTTCACGTTCTTCACCGGCGCGCTCGACGCGTGGGTCGTCGACGCGCTGCAGGCGACGGGCTACCGGGGCAGCCTCGAGCAGATCTTCGGGCGCTCGGTGGTGGTGGGCGGCGCGGCGATGCTCATCGGCTCGGTGCTCGGCGGCGTCGTGGCGCAGCTGACCGACCTCGGTGTGCCGTTCCTGCTGCGCGCCGGGATCCTCGTGCTGATGGTGGCGATCGCGCTGCCGCTCATGCGCGATCTCGGCTTCACGCCTGACCGCAGCGAGGGGCCGCTGCGCGCCACCCGCACGGTGCTGCGCGCGTCGATCACGCACGGGCTGCGCAACCCCCCGGTGCGCTGGCTGATGCTCGCGAGCCCCTTCACCGCCGGCGTCGGCTTCTACGCGTTCTACGCGCTGCAGCCCTACCTGCTCGAGCTGTGGGGCGATCCGGACGCCTACTCGATCGCCGGCCTCGCCGCGGCGCTGCTCTCTGGCTCGGCGATGCTCGGCGGCTTCCTCGCGCCGGCGGTGCGGCGCCGGTTCCGCAAGCGCACGTCGACCATCCTGCTCTCGACCGTCACGGGCGTCGTCGTGCTGCTGGGGCTCGGGCTCATCCAGAGCTTCTGGGTGGCGATCGTGCTCGTGGCGGTGTGGGGCGTGATGACGTCGATCGACGACCCGGTGCACCGCGCCTACATCAACGACATGATCCCCTCGAAGCAGCGCGCGACCGTGCTCTCGTTCGACTCGCTCATGGGCTCCGGCGGCAGCGCGATCGCGCAGCCCATCCTCGGCCGCTCCGCCGACCTCGGCGGCTACGGCTTCTCGCTGCTGCTGAGCGGCGCGATCTCGGCGCTCGCGATCCCCTTCGTGCTCCTGAGCCGCCGCGAGGGGCATCCGGCCGACACCGCGAGCGCCACGCTCGAGGGCTCCGCGATCGATCCCGCCACCAGCGTCTGA
- a CDS encoding MFS transporter yields MSSEHMTPSARPNGVPDASATAVHGGRRLEVDDVLVVRTGKVRKAITGTVVGNFMEWFDFGIYGYLAVTMTAVFTAGMDETLGLLVVLLGFAISFLVRPLGGLVLGPLGDRIGRQKVLFFTMAMMALATALIGLLPTAAQIGAWAILPLYLLKMVQGFSTGGEYAGATTYVSEFSPDRSRGFWSSWLDVGSYVGFAAGASVVAITTGIVETLSGPDAMVEYGWRIPFLIAIPLGAAAIWFRLRIPETPAFEATHEAEADAEADADAASAADDPMARHGILGILKHHWRAILIAMAVVAATNTAGYALTSYMPAYLETTVGLSSLMSAIATVPVLLAMSACLPLVGRLSDRIGRKPVYLMAAASVVLLVVPAFALMQLGQLWAVMIALAMMAVPVALWIGCSAATLPALFPTASRFGAMAIAYNLSVSLFGGTTPLFSQALIDLTGNTFMPAFYIMLFGILGGLAVLGMRETAKAPLIGSVPTVETRAEAVALVRGQDDNPLIDTSSMPLVEPREPEFAGADR; encoded by the coding sequence ATGTCTTCCGAGCACATGACCCCGTCCGCGCGCCCGAACGGCGTCCCCGACGCATCCGCCACCGCCGTGCACGGCGGACGAAGGCTCGAGGTCGACGACGTGCTCGTGGTGCGGACGGGCAAGGTGCGGAAGGCCATCACCGGCACCGTCGTGGGCAACTTCATGGAGTGGTTCGACTTCGGCATCTACGGCTACCTCGCCGTGACGATGACCGCCGTGTTCACCGCCGGCATGGACGAGACCCTCGGCCTCCTCGTCGTGCTGCTGGGCTTCGCGATCTCGTTCCTCGTGCGGCCGCTCGGCGGGCTCGTGCTCGGGCCGCTCGGCGACCGCATCGGGCGCCAGAAGGTGCTCTTCTTCACGATGGCGATGATGGCGCTCGCGACCGCGCTCATCGGCCTGCTGCCGACCGCCGCGCAGATCGGCGCGTGGGCCATCCTGCCGCTCTACCTGCTGAAGATGGTGCAGGGCTTCTCGACCGGCGGCGAGTACGCGGGCGCGACGACCTACGTGTCGGAGTTCAGCCCCGACCGCTCGCGCGGCTTCTGGTCGTCGTGGCTCGACGTCGGCTCCTACGTCGGCTTCGCGGCGGGCGCCTCGGTCGTCGCGATCACCACGGGCATCGTCGAGACGCTCTCGGGCCCCGACGCGATGGTCGAGTACGGCTGGCGCATCCCCTTCCTCATCGCCATCCCGCTCGGCGCCGCCGCCATCTGGTTCCGCCTCCGCATCCCCGAGACACCCGCGTTCGAGGCGACGCACGAGGCCGAGGCCGACGCCGAGGCCGACGCCGACGCCGCGAGTGCGGCCGACGACCCGATGGCGCGCCACGGCATCCTCGGCATCCTCAAGCACCACTGGCGCGCGATCCTCATCGCGATGGCGGTCGTCGCCGCCACGAACACCGCGGGCTACGCGCTCACGAGCTACATGCCCGCCTATCTCGAGACGACCGTGGGCCTCAGCAGCCTCATGTCGGCGATCGCGACCGTGCCCGTGCTCCTCGCGATGTCGGCGTGCCTGCCGCTCGTCGGCCGGCTCTCCGACCGCATCGGCCGCAAGCCCGTGTACCTCATGGCGGCCGCATCCGTCGTGCTGCTCGTCGTGCCCGCGTTCGCGCTCATGCAGCTCGGGCAGCTGTGGGCCGTGATGATCGCGCTCGCGATGATGGCGGTGCCGGTCGCGCTGTGGATCGGCTGCTCGGCCGCGACGCTCCCGGCGCTCTTCCCGACCGCGTCGCGCTTCGGCGCGATGGCGATCGCCTACAACCTGTCGGTCTCGCTCTTCGGCGGCACGACGCCGCTGTTCAGCCAGGCGCTCATCGACCTGACGGGCAACACCTTCATGCCGGCGTTCTACATCATGCTCTTCGGCATCCTCGGCGGCCTCGCGGTGCTCGGCATGCGCGAGACCGCGAAGGCGCCGCTCATCGGCTCGGTGCCGACGGTCGAGACGCGCGCCGAGGCGGTCGCGCTCGTGCGCGGGCAGGACGACAACCCGCTCATCGACACGTCGTCGATGCCGCTCGTCGAGCCGCGCGAGCCTGAGTTCGCCGGCGCCGACCGGTAG
- a CDS encoding uracil-xanthine permease family protein, producing the protein MFSWRRRDDAHLSATELVYPEERLGWGRTIGLGMQHVVAMFGATFLVPIITGFPPSTTLLFSGIGTILFLLITKNQLPSYLGSSFAFLAPIGAATTLGGPGFALSGVILVGALLAIVGVIVHFSGTRWIAALMPPVVSGTVVALIGFNLAPAARDNFAEDPGLAAITLLAIILTAVLFRGLVGRLSILVGVVVGYAVAGAMGKVDWEKVADAPWLGLPQFTTPTLDPALLPAILMFVPVVLPLIAENIGHVKGVGQLLRRDLDPLAGRALFADGIATTLAGTFGGSPTTTYGENIGVMSATRVFSTAAYWIAAITAILLGLSPKVGEIIFATPAGVLGGVTTALYGLIGIIGVRIWIENQVDFSVPRNQFAAGVGLIVAIADFTIESGQLSFRGIVLGTVATLVIYHLMAGLERLRGGGREREDAATRPDHAPPL; encoded by the coding sequence ATGTTCTCCTGGCGCCGGCGCGATGACGCCCACCTCTCCGCGACCGAGCTCGTCTACCCCGAGGAGCGGCTCGGCTGGGGCCGCACGATCGGCCTCGGCATGCAGCACGTCGTCGCGATGTTCGGCGCCACGTTCCTCGTGCCGATCATCACGGGCTTCCCGCCGTCGACGACGCTGCTCTTCTCCGGCATCGGCACGATCCTGTTCCTCCTCATCACGAAGAACCAGCTGCCGAGCTACCTCGGCTCGTCGTTCGCGTTCCTCGCACCGATCGGCGCCGCGACGACCCTCGGCGGCCCCGGCTTCGCCCTCTCGGGCGTCATCCTCGTCGGAGCGCTGCTCGCGATCGTCGGCGTCATCGTGCACTTCTCGGGCACCCGCTGGATCGCCGCGCTCATGCCGCCGGTCGTCTCGGGCACGGTCGTCGCGCTCATCGGCTTCAACCTCGCGCCGGCCGCGCGCGACAACTTCGCCGAGGACCCGGGCCTCGCCGCGATCACGCTCCTCGCGATCATCCTCACCGCGGTGCTCTTCCGGGGCCTCGTCGGCCGCCTCTCGATCCTCGTCGGCGTCGTCGTCGGCTACGCCGTCGCCGGTGCGATGGGCAAGGTCGACTGGGAGAAGGTCGCGGACGCCCCGTGGCTCGGGCTGCCGCAGTTCACGACGCCCACGCTCGACCCGGCGCTGCTGCCCGCGATCCTCATGTTCGTGCCCGTCGTGCTGCCGCTCATCGCCGAGAACATCGGTCACGTCAAGGGCGTCGGCCAGCTGCTGCGCCGCGACCTCGACCCGCTCGCGGGCCGCGCGCTCTTCGCCGACGGCATCGCGACGACGCTCGCGGGCACCTTCGGCGGATCGCCGACGACGACCTACGGCGAGAACATCGGCGTCATGAGCGCGACCCGCGTCTTCTCGACCGCGGCCTACTGGATCGCGGCGATCACCGCCATCCTGCTGGGCCTGAGCCCCAAGGTGGGCGAGATCATCTTCGCGACCCCCGCGGGCGTGCTCGGCGGCGTGACGACCGCGCTCTACGGCCTCATCGGCATCATCGGCGTGCGCATCTGGATCGAGAACCAGGTCGACTTCTCGGTGCCGCGCAACCAGTTCGCCGCGGGCGTCGGCCTCATCGTGGCGATCGCCGACTTCACGATCGAGAGCGGCCAGCTCTCGTTCCGCGGCATCGTGCTCGGCACCGTCGCGACGCTCGTGATCTACCACCTCATGGCGGGCCTCGAGCGGCTGCGCGGCGGGGGCCGCGAGCGCGAGGATGCGGCGACGCGGCCGGACCATGCGCCCCCGCTCTAA
- a CDS encoding NADPH-dependent FMN reductase produces the protein MTKIAIITGSTRPGRINLGVAEWVTELAQQRNGGAEYELVDIADYNLPLLDEALPAAYGQYSNEHTQQWAAKIAEFDGFVFVTGEYNHSVTPALANALSFLNAEWANKAAGIVGYGSAMGVRAVEHLRGILSELQIAHVQKTGMFSLFTDFENFSTFKPTELQAESVPPMLDQLEAWTAGLKSVREGALVGA, from the coding sequence ATGACGAAGATCGCCATCATCACCGGCAGCACCCGCCCGGGCCGCATCAACCTCGGCGTTGCCGAGTGGGTCACCGAGCTCGCGCAGCAGCGCAACGGCGGAGCGGAGTACGAGCTGGTCGACATCGCCGACTACAACCTCCCGCTGCTCGACGAGGCCCTGCCGGCCGCGTACGGCCAGTACAGCAACGAGCACACCCAGCAGTGGGCGGCGAAGATCGCCGAGTTCGACGGCTTCGTGTTCGTCACGGGCGAGTACAACCACTCGGTCACGCCGGCGCTCGCGAACGCGCTGTCGTTCCTGAACGCCGAGTGGGCCAACAAGGCCGCCGGCATCGTGGGCTACGGCTCGGCGATGGGCGTGCGCGCGGTGGAGCACCTCCGCGGCATCCTCTCGGAGCTCCAGATCGCTCACGTGCAGAAGACGGGCATGTTCTCGCTCTTCACCGACTTCGAGAACTTCTCGACTTTCAAGCCCACCGAGCTGCAGGCCGAGTCGGTCCCCCCGATGCTCGACCAGCTCGAGGCGTGGACCGCTGGCCTCAAGTCGGTCCGCGAGGGCGCGCTCGTCGGCGCCTGA
- a CDS encoding thiamine pyrophosphate-dependent enzyme: protein MTQLASAPASSPAPAPHPHTDAPTALGAPPVTESAGHAIVRVLEEHGIPRAYVVPGESYLEVLDGLHDSTIETVVCRHEGGAAYMAEAEGKLGHLPGVAMVTRGPGAANALVGVHTAWQDSTAMVLFIGLIPVAHRHKEAFQEFDVNGWFAAGAKQVMVLDVAERAPEVVAEALFTARAGRPGPVVVGLPEDVIRQQIAKRPQPVLPVADGGMTAGDIEALRRALSESRKPLFVTGGNDWDETASWRLTAWLEQHRLPAVAEWRTEGIVPFDSPSYAGPIGYGRPKPTLDVLEECDLLVFIGTLPGDVITDGFLVRQDWSRRNFLVSIDPTLRGRSGAVSHHILARPRAFVRDLEQIDLAPDERRAEWTERLRQQQTAFSALPERTPGDGRASMDTVMAHLVPRLQHDAIVTFGAGEHTNWAHRWFPTRTFPSMLSCGNGSMGYSIPSAVTASLRFPERQVVSIAGDGEFLMNGQELATAKQLGATPLVILVDNQEYGTIRTHQERHHPGRISGTQLENPDFAMLARAYGGHGIRVETDAEVPSAVDAALAAWREREAFVLLHVITEQRSQAY, encoded by the coding sequence GTGACCCAGCTCGCCTCCGCGCCCGCGTCCTCGCCGGCGCCCGCCCCGCATCCCCACACCGACGCCCCGACCGCGCTCGGGGCCCCGCCCGTCACCGAGTCGGCCGGCCACGCGATCGTGCGCGTGCTCGAGGAGCACGGCATCCCGCGCGCCTACGTCGTGCCGGGCGAGAGCTACCTCGAGGTGCTCGACGGCCTGCACGACTCGACGATCGAGACGGTCGTGTGCCGCCACGAGGGCGGCGCCGCCTACATGGCCGAGGCCGAGGGCAAGCTCGGGCACCTGCCGGGCGTCGCGATGGTGACGCGCGGACCGGGCGCGGCGAACGCGCTCGTCGGCGTGCACACCGCCTGGCAGGACTCGACGGCGATGGTGCTCTTCATCGGCCTCATCCCGGTTGCGCACCGCCACAAGGAGGCGTTCCAGGAGTTCGACGTCAACGGATGGTTCGCCGCGGGCGCCAAGCAGGTCATGGTGCTCGACGTCGCCGAGCGCGCGCCCGAGGTCGTCGCCGAGGCGCTCTTCACGGCGCGCGCCGGCCGCCCGGGCCCGGTCGTGGTGGGGCTGCCCGAGGACGTCATCCGCCAGCAGATCGCGAAGCGCCCCCAGCCCGTGCTGCCGGTCGCCGACGGCGGCATGACCGCGGGCGACATCGAGGCGCTGCGCCGCGCGCTCTCGGAGTCGCGGAAGCCGCTGTTCGTCACGGGCGGCAACGACTGGGACGAGACGGCGTCGTGGCGGCTCACCGCGTGGCTCGAGCAGCACCGGCTGCCGGCGGTCGCCGAGTGGCGCACCGAGGGCATCGTGCCCTTCGACTCGCCCTCCTACGCGGGCCCGATCGGCTACGGCCGGCCGAAGCCGACGCTCGACGTGCTCGAGGAGTGCGACCTCCTCGTCTTCATCGGCACGCTGCCCGGCGACGTCATCACCGACGGCTTCCTCGTGCGGCAGGACTGGAGCCGCCGCAACTTCCTCGTCTCGATCGACCCGACGCTGCGCGGCCGCTCGGGCGCGGTGAGCCACCACATCCTCGCCCGGCCGCGCGCGTTCGTGCGCGACCTCGAGCAGATCGACCTCGCCCCCGACGAGCGCCGCGCCGAGTGGACCGAGCGCCTGCGGCAGCAGCAGACCGCCTTCAGCGCGCTGCCCGAGCGCACGCCGGGCGACGGCCGCGCGTCGATGGACACCGTGATGGCCCACCTCGTGCCGCGTCTGCAGCACGACGCGATCGTCACGTTCGGCGCCGGCGAGCACACCAACTGGGCGCACCGCTGGTTCCCCACCCGCACCTTCCCCTCGATGCTCTCGTGCGGCAACGGGTCGATGGGCTACTCGATCCCCTCGGCGGTCACGGCGTCGCTGCGCTTCCCCGAGCGCCAGGTCGTCTCGATCGCGGGCGACGGCGAGTTCCTCATGAACGGCCAGGAGCTCGCGACCGCGAAGCAGCTCGGCGCGACCCCGCTCGTCATCCTCGTCGACAACCAGGAGTACGGCACGATCCGCACGCACCAGGAGCGCCACCACCCCGGCCGCATCTCGGGCACGCAGCTCGAGAACCCCGACTTCGCGATGCTCGCGCGCGCCTACGGCGGCCACGGCATCCGGGTCGAGACGGATGCGGAGGTGCCGTCGGCCGTCGACGCCGCGCTCGCCGCGTGGCGGGAGCGCGAGGCGTTCGTGCTGCTGCACGTGATCACCGAGCAGCGCTCGCAGGCGTACTGA